The Osmerus eperlanus chromosome 25, fOsmEpe2.1, whole genome shotgun sequence genome contains a region encoding:
- the clip1a gene encoding CAP-Gly domain-containing linker protein 1 isoform X2 encodes MSTAKPSGLKAPSKIGRSTASAVTKTSSAAGPKAPATDKSSPGAAPAETDNDGESFQVGERVWVNGNKPGVVQFLGETQFAPGQWAGIVLDEPIGKNDGSVAGVRYFQCEALKGIFTRPSKLSRTEGEANGTETAPPSRASSPTPSMASQASHTPSSKPSASSTAAKKAATAASASPATPTSNLARVNSESVSNLSETGSVKKSERELKMGDRVLVGGTKAGVVRFLGEADFAKGDWCGVELDEPLGKNDGAVAGTRYFQCQPRYGLFAPVHKVTRIGFPSTTTAKAKPAVRKVVTTPSGLKRSPSASSISSVSSVASSVSGKPSRTGLLTETSSRYSRKISGTTALQEALKEKQQHIEQLMGERDLERAEVAKATSHVGEVQQELTLLRDDQEQMEAKMDQLRTLVEAADKDKVELLNQLEEEKRKVEDLQFRVEEACITKGDLETQTKLEHAHIKELEQSLLFEKTKAEKLQRELEDTRVATVSEKSRIMELQRDLSLRTREVADLRLRVETQQGPDGPALAPLLEEVSSLRAQLAAQEAGQQAQLRGLMEKLAAEEKAHREALTPLQAASSRLSSDNEQLRLRLGQNEKESADAAATWRSKLEAAVASHQQAMEELKESLGKGQGDQTAELVETKSALERLKVDHRLAVEESGSRREAESAARSRETGELKAQLLAMTEEKERLEDCVRSSVDRAEEQHLVEMEDVLGKLHTAELKVKELEDLEAKLVQQAQDKAREAQVQVASMEAVRSQQAQGNHELQSLGNQLKEAQNEARSQAGKVSELSSELEGRQRELVSLQQSLTSVQQDKSSLEKERGTLKQKLGESTDNQTKSAQTMQDLIDKLSKKEEQCTAISTELESFKSQIAGLERKLKTGDEKLDQLTKDKAKLESNISEMMTSSGDSSAQLTKMNEDLTQKERRLEDLQTQLAEAKEGAAHSEEQHKQEAARKEQELKEAKGDHQGQLSSLQEKIVHLEKSVHQGEALAKQLKASQEKALSEASALHTQELQVLQGQAEKVTQELKSSTDKTLELEKLVSDLLPYKEKAQCLTAELGSSKQEVEQLSKDLEKQRLALELKCKESEEVKSQKASLENQLLDVNASLTASEASHKELSSKKEDLVKQKDKLAKELEDLSHDNQQLKEASVSSSGELEKLRSVCREAQAESKALKQAERESQAHVEELQRTNKEKEEVGLAHQQQIEQLEEKRKQLTKEYDDTCKERNRLQDELAQTSQKLTSERDNLVLERDAARNSKKSLDSKNAELQAKIQSVSLEKEDLCAKNTLMLAQLETLNKGKEEMSSRMDAVVSEKEALRVSNAELQNQLHVSKKDLENHVRDNDELRASRESLAQILEEFKTSNEVTDSERLHLLQEKEALLANQRKVCSEKEEILKDGEELREKLRLAVEELATSKEKVEEALSSSAQEKQALSLQNAETEKALHSVRKEKMVVESTLEQQRTENQRLLHEKEEIKEKHAKEVSEKASLAAERDKLASDMRNMKDQLDGSSKANADLTQAKSNLAVTLEEVKRKREELEAERTSLKKEKSDLEAQMSNYCSEKEVLEQEKSQMQDKVQDLTQQNQRLVHEKKELGEKHTKEVSEKETLADERDKLASDVRNMKEQLNSSSKGNIELTLAKSNLAAMLEEVKQKMEVIEAEVTSLKREKSDLQAHSQKLCSEKESVEKELVQMKTKYQDLTEQSLSKDKTVDEKSADLKKAHQEERKAWTGEIDALKEQLGQKDQEKGNLTKEREQLTTKLEEIKREASTLVQEKKDLLAAQGKLEQDVSALRSSRESGDGERRRLLEEVEKLRAAQTGLEASSQALRTERALMEAQCKTAEQEASSAVKAREEASASLADLRCQLDGLHKERDDSAQKTSQLEAQLRNALSKLLEAEQATGQTAETLELLAQEKNRLQQEKSQAQTQAEEFKSAKQEMQTQVESLKEQNAKYQDELKLSKEKLISDNQRISSLCQEIENLKQAASEKSQSLDALQEEKSKLAQQLGSSREAGSGQKKLEADNSKLKNQMQGLKQSENALKKELDNEKATTKQAFTKSSALISQKDKELENLKTELVTLRGESASAKTLQATVQTLEKDKVRLQERIHNLERSQSGAQDTGRSSGDAAVDQKDEEIADGQIEFLNSVIVDLKKRNEELKGKLEKMVEAALNGNNASELDNHDGSHDGSPKKKLPPRLFCDICDCFDLHDTEDCPTQMQMPDSPPHTTYHGSKGDERPYCDICEAFGHWTDSCNDDQTF; translated from the exons ATGAGCACAGCCAAGCCAAGCGGGCTCAAAGCGCCCAGCAAGATAGGCAGGTCGACTGCATCGGCAGTCACCAAGACGTCCTCCGCCG CCGGACCCAAAGCACCAGCCACCGACAAATCCTCTCCAGGTGCCGCCCCTGCCGAGACGGACAATGATGGGGAGAGCTTCCAGGTGGGAGAGCGGGTGTGGGTGAACGGCAACAAGCCCGGCGTGGTGCAGTTCCTCGGGGAGACCCAGTTCGCCCCGGGACAGTGGGCGGGCATCGTGCTGGACGAGCCAATCGGGAAGAACGACGGCTCGGTGGCCGGCGTGCGCTACTTCCAGTGCGAGGCCCTGAAGGGGATATTCACGCGGCCCTCAAAGCTGTCGCGCACCGAGGGTGAGGCCAACGGCACGGAGACGGCGCCCCCGTCCCGCGCCTCCTCGCCGACGCCCTCCATGGCCAGCCAGGCCTCCCACACCCCTTCTTCGAAGCCGTCCGCGTCCTCGACGGCTGCCAAGAAGGCCGCGACGGCTGCGTCTGCCTCGCCGGCAACGCCGACCTCCAACCTGGCGCGGGTCAACAGCGAGTCCGTCTCCAACCTCTCGGAGACCGGCTCGGTCAagaagagcgagcgagagctGAAGATGGGAGACCGTGTTTTG GTTGGAGGCACCAAGGCTGGCGTGGTGCGTTTCCTAGGCGAGGCTGACTTTGCCAAGGGTGATTGGTGTGGTGTGGAGCTGGACGAACCCCTGGGGAAGAACGATGGGGCGGTGGCAGGAACCAG ATACTTTCAGTGTCAGCCCAGGTATGGCCTCTTCGCTCCGGTCCACAAGGTCACTCGGATCGGCTTCCCGTCCACCACGACGGCCAAAGCCAAGCCGGCAGTGCGGAAGGTGGTGACCACGCCCTCGGGCCTTAAGCGCAGCCCCAGCGCCTCCTCCATCAGCTCCGTCAGCTCTGTGGCCTCCTCCGTCAGCGGCAAGCCCAGCCGCAcaggcctg CTGACGGAGACGTCGTCCAGGTACAGCCGTAAGATCTCGGGCACCACGGCGCTGCAGGAGGCGCTGAAGGAGAAGCAGCAGCACATCGAGCAGCTGATGGGCGAGAGGGACCTGGAGCGCGCCGAGGTCGCCAAGGCAACCAGCCATGTGGGCGAGGTGCAGCAGGAGCTCACCTTGCTGAGGGACGACCAGGagcag ATGGAAGCCAAGATGGACCAGCTACGCACCTTAGTAGAAGCGGCCGATAAAGACAAGGTGGAGTTGCTGaatcagctggaggaggagaagag GAAGGTGGAAGACCTTCAGTTCCGTGTGGAGGAAGCTTGCATTACCAAAGGAGACCTGGAG ACGCAGACCAAACTGGAGCATGCCCACATAAAGGAGCTCGAACAGAGCCTGCTCTTTGAAAAGACCAAAGCTGAGAAACTGCAGAGGGAGTTAGAAGACACTAGG GTGGCCACGGTGTCTGAGAAGTCCCGCATCATGGAGCTGCAGAGGGACCTGTCCCTGCGGACCAGGGAGGTGGCAGACCTGCGTCTGCGTGTGGAGACCCAGCAGGGCCCCGACGGCCCCGCGCTCGCCCCCCTCCTGGAGGAGGTCAGCTCCCTGAGGGCCCAGCTGGCCGCTCAGGAGGCCGGGCAGCAGGCCCAGCTCAGGGGGCTGATGGAGAAGCTGGCGGCCGAGGAGAAGGCCCACCGGGAGGCCCTGACCCCGCTGCAGGCCGCGTCGAGCCGGCTCTCCAGCGACAACGAGCAGCTGCGTCTGCGCCTGGGTCAGAACGAGAAGGAGAGCGCGGACGCCGCGGCGACGTGGCGCTCCAAGCTGGAGGCGGCCGTCGCTTCCCATCAGCAGGCCATGGAGGAGCTCAAGGAGTCGCTCGGCAAGGGGCAAGGCGACCAGACGGCAGAGCTGGTGGAGACGAAAAGCGCCCTGGAGAGGCTGAAGGTGGACCACAGGCTGGCGGTGGAGGAGTCGGGCAGCAGGCGCGAGGCGGAGTCGGCGGCTCGCTCGCGTGAGACGGGCGAGCTGAAGGCCCAGCTCCTGGCGAtgacagaggagaaggagaggctggaggattgTGTCCGGTCCAGCGTGGACCGCGCCGAGGAGCAGCAcctggtggagatggaggacgtCCTGGGCAAGCTCCACACGGCTGAACTGAAGGTAAAGGAGCTGGAGGATCTGGAGGCGAAGCTAGTCCAGCAGGCCCAGGATAAAGCTAGGGAGGCCCAGGTGCAAGTTGCATCCATGGAGGCCGTGCGTTCCCAGCAAGCTCAAGGTAACCATGAGCTCCAGAGCCTGGGGAACCAGCTGAAGGAAGCCCAGAACGAGGCCCGCTCGCAGGCCGGCAAG GTCAGTGAGTTGAGCTCTGAGTTGGAGGGCAGACAGAGGGAGCTGGTCTCCTTGCAGCAGAGTCTCACCTCTGTTCAGCAGGACAAGAGCTCCCTGGAGAAGGAGCGTGGCACCCTG AAACAAAAGTTGGGAGAGAGCACAGACAATCAAACAAAATCAGCACAAACTATGCAAG atTTGATTGACAAACTCAGCAAGAAGGAAGAGCAGTGCACAGCAATCTCCACAGAATTGGAGAGTTTTAAGAGTCAGATCGCAG GTCTGGAGAGGAAGCTGAAGACCGGGGATGAGAAGTTGGACCAGCTAACAAAGGATAAGGCCAAACTAGAAAGTAACATCTCCGAAATGATGACGTCATCAGGGGACAGTTCTGCTCAGCTCACAAAAATGAACGAGGACCTCACCCAGAAGGAGAG GAGACTTGAGGACCTACAGACCCAGTTGGCCGAGGCGAAGGAAGGAGCAGCACATTCTGAGGAACAGCACAAGCAGGAAGCGGCTCGCAAGGAGCAGGAGCTGAAGGAAGCGAAAGGAGATCACCAGGGTCAGCTGAGCAGCCTGCAGGAGAAGATTGTTCACCTG gagAAGAGCGTGCATCAAGGCGAAGCTCTAGCTAAGCAGCTGAAAGCCTCGCAGGAGAAGGCCCTGTCCGAGGCGTCGGCGCTACACACCCAGGAGCTCCAGGTTCTGCAGGGTCAGGCAGAGAAGGTGACCCAGGAGCTGAAGTCCTCCACGGACAAAACCCTGGAGTTGGAGAAGCTAGTGTCGGATCTGCTGCCTTACAAGGAGAAGGCTCAG TGTCTTACTGCTGAGCTTGGCTCCTCCAAGCAGGAAGTTGAACAATTGTCCAAAGACCTGGAAAAGCAGAGACTAGCCCTGGAGCTCAAGTGTAAGGAAAGCGAGGAGGTTAAATCTCAGAAAGCTAGTCTTGAGAATCAGCTCCTAGATGTAAATGCGAGTCTAACCGCTTCTGAGGCTAGCCACAAGGAGCTCTCCTCAAAGAAGGAGGATCTGGTGAAGCAGAAGGACAAGCTTGCGAAAGAACTCGAGGATCTTTCCCACGACAACCAGCAACTGAAAGAAGCGAGCGTTTCGTCGTCCGGCGAGTTGGAGAAACTCCGGAGCGTCTGTCGGGAGGCACAGGCTGAAAGTAAAGCTCTGAAgcaggccgagagagagagccaaGCCCACGTCGAGGAGCTTCAAAGGACgaacaaggagaaggaggaggtgggtctGGCGCACCAGCAGCAGATCGAGCAGcttgaggagaagaggaagcagCTCACGAAGGAGTATGATGACACGTGCAAGGAGAGGAACAGGCTGCAGGACGAGCTGGCTCAAACCAGTCAGAAGTTGACGTCTGAAAGGGACAACCTCGTGTTGGAGCGGGACGCCGCCAGAAACTCCAAAAAGTCGCTCGATTCCAAGAATGCGGAGTTGCAAGCGAAGATTCAGTCGGTGAGCCTGGAGAAGGAAGACCTTTGCGCCAAGAACACGCTGATGCTCGCTCAGTTGGAGACGTTGAACAAAGGCAAAGAGGAGATGTCCTCTCGTATGGATGCCGTCGTTTCTGAAAAGGAGGCGCTTCGGGTATCGAATGCAGAGCTCCAGAATCAGCTTCACGTTTCCAAGAAGGACCTCGAGAATCACGTCCGGGATAACGACGAGCTTCGGGCTTCCAGAGAGAGCCTGGCGCAAATTCTTGAGGAGTTCAAGACGAGCAACGAGGTTACAGACTCCGAGAGGCTCCACCTCCTACAGGAAAAAGAGGCCCTGCTGGCCAATCAGAGAAAAGTCTGTTCCGAGAAGGAGGAGATTCTCAAGGATGGAGAAGAGCTGAGGGAGAAGCTACGATTGGCTGTAGAGGAACTGGCGACCTCCAAAGAGAAGGTCGAAGAGGCGTTGTCGTCGTCTGCGCAGGAGAAGCAAGCCCTTAGCCTCCAGAATGCAGAGACCGAGAAGGCTCTCCATTCTGTTCGGAAAGAGAAGATGGTTGTGGAATCCACGCTAGAGCAACAAAGAACAGAAAACCAGCGGTTGCTTCACGAGAAGGAAGAGATCAAAGAGAAGCACGCCAAGGAAGTTTCTGAAAAAGCGTCTCTAGCCGCCGAGAGAGACAAACTGGCCAGCGACATGCGTAACATGAAGGATCAGTTGGACGGCTCCTCCAAAGCCAACGCAGATCTCACACAGGCCAAATCCAACCTCGCCGTGACGCTGGAGGAGGTCAAACGCAAGAGGGAGGAGCTTGAGGCTGAGAGGACATCTTTGAAGAAGGAGAAGTCTGATTTAGAAGCTCAGATGTCCAATTACTGCTCTGAAAAGGAAGTGCTGGAGCAGGAGAAATCTCAGATGCAGGACAAAGTGCAGGATCTTACTCAACAAAACCAGCGTTTGGTGCATGAGAAAAAAGAGTTAGGAGAGAAGCACACTAAAGAGGTGTCAGAAAAAGAAACTTTAGCCGACGAGAGAGACAAATTAGCCAGTGACGTGCGTAACATGAAGGAACAGTTGAACAGCTCCTCCAAGGGCAACATAGAACTAACATTAGCCAAATCCAACCTTGCTGCGATGCtggaggaagtcaaacaaaagatGGAAGTCATTGAAGCTGAGGTGACGTCCTTGAAACGCGAAAAGTCTGATTTGCAAGCTCATTCCCAAAAGCTTTGCTCCGAAAAGGAGAGCGTTGAAAAGGAGTTGGTGCAAATGAAAACTAAATATCAGGACCTCACGGAGCAATCTCTCAGCAAAGATAAAACCGTAGACGAGAAATCAGCCGACCTTAAGAAGGCTCATCAGGAGGAAAGAAAAGCTTGGACTGGAGAAATTGACGCCTTAAAAGAACAACTTGGGCAAAAAGACCAGGAAAAGGGCAACttgacaaaagagagagaacagttaACGACCAAACTGGAAGAGATCAAGAGAGAGGCATCCACCTTGGTCCAGGAGAAAAAGGACCTCTTAGCAGCTCAGGGCAAACTAGAGCAGGACGTTTCAGCTCTCCGTAGCAGCCGAGAGAGTGGCGACGGGGAACGCAGAAGGCTTCTTGAAGAGGTGGAGAAGCTGCGGGCCGCCCAGACGGGGCTTGAGGCGAGCTCTCAGGCCCTTCGCACTGAGCGGGCTCTGATGGAGGCCCAGTGCAAGACTGCAGAGCAGGAGGCATCGTCTGCCGTCAAGGCAAGAGAAGAGGCCTCTGCTAGCCTGGCAGATTTGCGATGCCAGCTGGATGGTTTGCAcaaggagagagatgacagcGCCCAGAAAACAAGCCAGCTTGAAGCCCAACTCAGAAATGCTCTTTCCAAGCTGCTTGAG GCTGAACAGGCCACTGGGCAGACAGCAGAGACTCTGGAGCTGCTGGCCCAGGAGAAGAACCGTCTTCAGCAGGAGAAGAGCCAGGCCCAGACACAGGCGGAGGAGTTCAAGAGTGCAAAGCAGGAGATGCAGACTCAG GTGGAGTCCCTGAAGGAGCAGAATGCTAAATATCAAGACGAGCTCAAGCTGTCCAAGGAGAAACTCATATCAGACAACCAGCGAATCAGCAGCTTGTGCCAGGAAAT TGAGAATTTGAAGCAGGCGGCGTCGGAGAAGTCCCAGTCCCTGGACGCCCTACAGGAGGAGAAAAGCAAACTGGCCCAGCAGCTGGGCAGCAGCCGGGAGGCGGGCAGCGGTCAGAAGAAG TTGGAGGCCGACAATTCCAAGCTCAAGAATCAGATGCAGGGGCTGAAACAAAG TGAAAATGCCTTGAAGAAAGAACTGGATAATGAGAAAGCCACCACCAAGCAGGCCTTTACTAAAAGCAGTGCCTTGATCTCCCAGAAGGACAAGGAGCTGGAGAACCTAAAGACAGAG CTCGTCACCTTGCGAGGCGAGAGCGCCTCAGCCAAGACCCTCCAGGCCACCGTCCAGACTCTGGAGAAGGACAAGGTTCGCCTGCAGGAGCGCATCCACAACCTGGAGAGGAGCCAATCAGGGGCCCAGGACACCGGCAGGTCCTCAG GTGATGCTGCTGTGGAccagaaggatgaggagatcgCGGACGGCCAG ATTGAGTTCCTGAACTCTGTCATCGTGGACCTTAAGAAGAGGAACGAGGAGCTCAAGGGCAAACTGGAGAAGATGGTCGAAGCTGCACTGAATGGGAACAACGCAAGCGAGCTGGACAACCACGATGG TTCCCACGACGGCTCCCCCAAGAAGAAGCTCCCCCCTCGGCTGTTCTGCGACATCTGCGACTGCTTCGATCTCCACGACACCGAGGACTGCCCCACCCAGATGCAGATGCCCGACTCCCCGCCTCACACCACTTACCACGGCAGCAAGGGCGACGAGAGGCCCTATTGCGACATCTGCGAGGCGTTCGGTCACTGGACGGACTCCTGCAACGACGACCAGACCTTCTGA